In Vanrija pseudolonga chromosome 4, complete sequence, a single window of DNA contains:
- the RPL27 gene encoding 54S ribosomal protein L27, mitochondrial, protein MLGGPLLPRAKALASTSLGADLRQQLFAGPSGLQTQIRTATKRGGGSSKNGRDSAGKRLGIKKWSEQYVIPGQIIVRQRGSEIHPGQHVGEGLDRTLYALEPGYVKFYTSSLPYPHRAKNPEAAAAKDALRPQVNKPRGVRQYVGIVREKTDTLPRDERAVGRERRFWGWPKEAAEETFAVGTPPTPSA, encoded by the exons ATGCTCGGCGGCCCgctcctcccccgcgccaaggcgctcgcgtcgacgtccctcggcgccgacctgaGGCAACAGCTCTTCGCAGGACCGTCCG GCCTCCAGACCCAGATCCGTACGGCCACGaagcgtggtggtggttcgTCCAAGAACGGCCGTGACAGTGCAGGCAAGCGCCTCGGTATCAAGAAGTGGTCGG AGCAGTACGTTATCCCCGGCCAGATTATCGTGCGCCAGCGCGGTTCCGAGATCCACCCCGgccagcacgtcggcgagggcctcgacaGGACACTGTacgccctcgagcccggATACGTCAAGTTCtacacctcgtcgctgccgtacCCCCACCGCGCGAAGAACCCCGAAGCGGCGGCTGCCAAGGACGCACTCCGGCCCCAGGTCAACAAGCCCCGCGGCGTCCGCCAGTACGTCGGCATCGTGCGGGAAAAGACCGACACGCTCCCCcgtgacgagcgcgccgtcggccgcgagcgccgcttCTGGGGCTGGcccaaggaggccgccgaggagacctttgccgtcggcaccccgcccaccccttCAGCATAG
- the CMT1_0 gene encoding Alpha-1,3-mannosyltransferase CMT1 has protein sequence MRPLSSHPIWRRTPSAGSLLIGIIVGLLVASFLRRSDPTPEWHGSSSGRVRPTTHRLGRAQIQLPSLKQRLRILELIGTLSPHHTKECTRDLQELYVEQAKDRYSPLVGHKKSWHAHGWLGRMMGMAGKDQLTVLPEQHKQMSRRDTVRRDLQAQQHKYFFAINLYNSFDVIPDIFSTLFRTAAILGFHNVYVSIYENGSKDQTKALLRIFDALSRSVGLRVVIRSSMRIRGAFNHRIEYLAEVRNEAMQPLHDLRDNNNEVFDSIVFMNDILPCVDDLLELIWQSRRQNAGITCAADYMYHDEIGAPVFYDNWVARDLNGTALENAPFEQVFHHIESNHRFQRHLPVQVQSCWNGVAILDPEPFYAAPPVKFRMATLQNGECSASECSLICNDYWSSGYGRIIMVPRVKLAYDKKVYDIIHPERRNLTAIRGYKRIGGAPDDPHSDPQDRSWFGPHDRLFSEDEYEEVKFTTGPEYVWCWGWDGAGDLDGPDVDPIWEKMPERASSSETIEIKHDRSF, from the exons ATGAGGCCCCTCTCGTCGCACCCAATTTGGAGGAGGACCCCGTCCGCCGGCTCGCTCCTCATTGGTATCATTGTCGGTCTGTTGGTGGCCTCG TTCTTGAGGAGAAGCGAC CCCACACCAGAGTGGCATGGCTCGTCGAGTGGACGCGTTCGTCCCACCACACACCGCCTTGGACGCGCCCAGATCCAGCTGCCTTCCCTAAAGCAGCGATTGCGGATCCTCGAGCTCATTGGAACCCTCTCGCCTCACCACACAAAGGAGTGCACGCGCGACCTGCAGGAGCTCTACGTTGAGCAGGCCAAGGACCGCTACTCGCCGCTGGTCGGCCACAAGAAGTCGTGGCATGCCCACGGCTGGCTCGGACGCATGATGGGCATGGCCGGCAAGGACCAGCTCACCGTCCTGCCCGAACAGCACAAGCAGATGAGCCGACGCGACACGGTCCGCCGTGACCTCCAGGCCCAGCAGCACAAGTACTTCTTCGCCATCAACCTGTACAACTCGTTCGATGTCATTCCCGACATCTTCTCGACACTGTTCCGCACGGCGGCCATCCTCGGCTTCCACAATGTCTACGTTTCAATTTACGAGAACGGTTCCAAGGACCAGACCAAGGCTCTCCTGCGTATCTTTGACGCGCTCTCGCGTAGTGTCGGCCTCCGCGTCGTCATTCGCTCGTCGATGCGTATCCGTGGTGCCTTCAACCACCGTATCGAATATCTCGCCGAGGTCCGTAACGAGGCCATGCAGCCTCTGCACGACCTGCgtgacaacaacaacgaggTGTTTGACTCGATCGTCTTCATGAACGATATCCTGCCttgcgtcgacgacctcctcgagctcatctGGCAGAGCCGTCGCCAGAACGCTGGCATCACCTGCGCTGCCGACTACATGTACCACGATGAGATTGGAGCGCCCGTCTTCTACGACAACTGGGTCGCCCGTGACCTCAACGGTACTGCCCTTGAGAACGCGCCTTTCGAGCAGGTCTTCCACCACATCGAGTCCAACCACCGTTTCCAACGCCATCTGCCTGTCCAGGTCCAGTCGTGCTGGAACGGTGTCGCCATTCTCGACCCCGAGCCGTTCTATGCCGCACCTCCTGTCAAGTTCCGCATGGCTACGCTGCAGAACGGAGAGTGCTCAGCCTCGGAGTGTTCGTTGATCTGCAACGACTACTGGTCATCTGGATACGGCCGTATCATCATGGTCCCCCGTGTCAAGCTTGCGTACGACAAGAAGGTCTACGACATTATCCACCCCGAGCGCCGTAACCTCACCGCTATCCGTGGCTACAAGCGCATTGGAGGTGCCCCGGACGACCCGCACTCGGACCCCCAGGACCGCAGCTGGTTTGGTCCCCACGACCGCTTATTCTCTGAGGATGAGTACGAGGAGGTCAAGTTTACCACTGGCCCAGAGTATG TCTGGTGCTGGGGTTGGGACGGTGCTGGTGACCTCGACGGTCCCGATGTCGACCCCATCTGGGAGAAGATGCCAGAGagggcatcgtcgtcggagaCGATTGAGATTAAGCATGATCGTAGCTTCTAA
- the RAD51 gene encoding DNA repair protein RAD51: MQDPEHDPFQGDNGEEEDFEILAPILVAKLAEYGISVQDTQKLADAGLHTVEAVAFTPKKQLCTIKGISEAKADKILAEACKLVPMGFTTATEIHARRSELVHISTGSVGLDTILGGGIETGAITELFGEYRTGKSQICHTLAVTCQLPVSMGGGEGKCLYIDTEGTFRPVRMLAVAERYGLNGEEVLDNIAYARAYNADHQMQLLVQASAMMAESRFSLLIVDSCTSLYRTDFSGRGELSARQMHLAKFLRTLMRLADEFGVAVVVTNQVVAQVDGGQFASADAKKPIGGNIMAHASTTRLSLRKGRGSSRVCKIVDSPCLPEAEGIFAINANGIGDPEEMKE; encoded by the exons ATGCAGGACCCCGAGCATGATCCTTTCCAGGGTGacaacggcgaggaggaggacttTGAGATCCTCGCccccatcctcgtcgccaagcttGCC GAGTATGGCATCTCTGTTCAAGACACCCAGAAGCTTGCCGACGCTGGTCTCCACAcagtcgaggccgtcgcgttCACGCCCAAGAAGCAGCTCTGCACTATCAAGGGCAtcagcgaggccaaggcggacAAGATTCTGGCCGAGG CGTGCAAGCTAGTTCCCATGGGATTCACGACGGCAACGGAAATCCACGCGCGGCGATCCGAGCTCGTTCACATCTCGACCGGATCCGTGGGCCTCGACACGATTCTCGGAG GCGGTATTGAGACTGGAGCTATTACGGAGCTGTTTG GCGAGTACCGTACTGGAAAGTCGCAAATATGTCACACCCTTGCGGTGACCTGCCAA CTCCCTGTCTCCATGGGCGGTGGTGAGGGCAAGTGCCTGTATATCGACACCGAGGGCACTTTCCGTCCTGTGCGCATGCTGGCGGTCGCCGAACGATACGGCCTGAACGGAGAGGAGGTTCTGGACAACATCGCCTACGCCCGCGCCTACAATGCCGACCACCAGatgcagctcctcgtccaaGCCAGCGCAATGATGGCCGAGTCTCG ATTCTCCCTTCTCATTGTCGACTCGTGCACCTCGCTGTACCGCACCGACTTCTCCGGCCGTGGAGAGCTGTCGGCACGTCAAATGCACCTCGCAAAATTCCTTCGCACTCTGATGCGTCTTgcggacgag TttggcgtcgccgtcgttgtcACGAACCAGGTTGTCGCCCAAGTCGACGGTGGCCAGTTTGCCTCAGCCGATGCCAAGAAGCCAAT TGGCGGTAACATCAT GGCCCATGCTTCGACCACGCGCCTGTCCTTGCGCAAGGGACGTGGATCATCTCGTGTGTGCAAGATTGTCGACAGCCCATGTCTCCCAGAAGCCGAGGGCATCTTTGCGATCAA CGCCAATGGTATTGGTGACCCCGAGGAGATGAAGGAGTAG
- the SPAC26H5.03 gene encoding putative WD repeat-containing protein, with protein sequence MRPKVLEIAWHETQAIYSCDFQPLPVGQLKRLLPTPTDDEDKAHDKGPVIAGGRSYRLATCGGDFKVRLWMVYPNIPSVSASTHAAVTRKEVTPHPPRVEYLATLHKHSAAVNVVRFSPNGQLLASAGDDGNVILWVLSDRPISNFGETTEDAPDKEHWRPQKMLQVTNKHVYDLAWSPDSEFFIAGSTDNTATIWKASSGECIFALREHLHNVQGVAWDPLNEYIATQSSDRAVHVNTFAFRNGVPDVHPVSRATRMEIRHSRTPSIPSGPRPGFARRGSTASEAGSVITTVSEVTDHPIIPGGSASAIQPPATPSSTSVPSTPIPSAMNPPPPGSAKPSSRRSSFSSQHPGSPALSVAGIGSNRGRSPSPIPPLPAMRAVAPTTAIMQRLYGEEAMTRFFRRLTFSPDGSLLLTPAGQIEDQVYKGSPLMSQRSLSTEGFDGPPSVGGDTPSGAPATRARPLNVDAGKPTVYIYSRGNLARAPIAHLPGHKTASVAIRFSPIFYDLRTTATGPAVPAEPKQITLDVSNPTPVHVSLSMPPPPPPQKEGESKDAQKPLGSVFALPYRLFYAVACQDAVLLYDTQQAGPVAIFRGLHYAGFTDIAWSPDGQVMMLSSADGYCSIVVFDFGELGTVHATQQHHRQLAAIAHSHGGVHGSSSAAATPMPLSPSVPTMRASPAPPRSERESSVASSVAFSGAVAPPLFASGSTPSAAPINRPPSSSASSIDVPLPTPSDDLDQLGSSFRPQSVGPESSSGVVGLGLGEEVSKRERSSEKGTVGAVPPAKKKRRVALTHLGDDAA encoded by the exons ATGCGTCCCAAAGTTCTGGAGATCGC TTGGCACGAGACACAAGCCATCTACTCGTGCGACTTCCAACCACTCCCAGTTGGCCAGCTCAAGCGGCTATTGCCCACGCCaacagacgacgaggacaaggctCATGACAAAGGCCCGGTCATTGCCGGCGGCCGCTCGTACCGTCTGGCGACATGCGGTGGTGACTTCAAAGTCCGC CTCTGGATGGTCTACCCCAACATCCCCTCAGTATCGGCTTCTACCCATGCGGCCGTGACGCGCAAGGAGGTTACGCCTCACCCACCACGCGTCGAGTATCTCGCCACGCTTCACAAGCATTCGGCCGCAGTCAACGTCGTCCGCTTCTCTCCCAACGGCCAACTACTCGCATCCGCCGGCGATG ATGGAAACGTCATCCTATGGGTGTTGTCAGACAGACCAATCTCTAACTTTGGGGAAACGACCGAGGATGCCCCAGACAAGGAGCACTGGCGACCACAGAAGATGCTGCA GGTGACTAACAAGCACGTCTACGACCTCGCATGGTCCCCGGACAGCGAGTTCTTCATCGCGGGATCAACAGATAACACGGCGACCATCTGGAAGGCATCGAGTG GGGAATGCATTTTTGCTCTACGAGAGCACTTGCATAACGTCCAGGGAGTCGCGTGGGACCCTCTAAACGAGTACATTGCCACACAAAGCAGTGATCG TGCTGTCCACGTCAACACCTTTGCGTTCCGCAATGGTGTTCCCGACGTGCACCCTGTGTCTCGTGCGACTCGCATGGAGATCCGTCATTCTCGAACACCGTCCATTCCATCAGGTCCGCGGCCAGGTTTCGCCCGTCGAGGGTCGACTGCGTCGGAGGCCGGCTCTGTGATTACCACGGTCTCGGAGGTCACAGACCATCCGATCATTCCCGGAGGCTCGGCATCGGCCATCCAGCCACCTGCCACACCGTCAAGTACGTCGGTGCCGTCAACGCCGATTCCGAGTGCGATgaacccacctccaccaggCTCTGCCAagccgagctcaaggcggtCCTCCTTCTCATCACAACACCCTGGGTCACCCGCCCTGAGTGTGGCGGGCATTGGATCTAATCGAGGGCGCTCTCCTTCGCCTATCCCTCCCCTGCCGGCCATGCGCGCTGTGGCACCGACGACTGCCATCATGCAGCGTCTGTACGGGGAGGAGGCCATGACACGCTTTTTCCGCCGACTCACCTTCTCGCCCGACGGCAGCCTGCTCCTCACGCCCGCGGGCCAGATTGAGGACCAGGTGTACAAGGGGTCTCCTTTAATGTCGCAGCGAAGCTTGTCGACTGAAGGCTTTGATGGGCCTCCCTCGGTCGGCGGTGACACGCCGTCTGGTGCGCCTgcgacccgcgcgcgccctctGAATGTCGACGCTGGCAAGCCAACAGTCTACATTTACTCTCGCGGCAACCTCGCCCGGGCGCCTATTGCGCACCTACCTGGGCACAAGACTGCCAGCGTGGCCATTCGCTTTTCGCCCATCTTCTACGACCTGCGTACAACTGCCACAGGTCCCGCTGTGCCAGCTGAGCCAAAACAGATCACTCTGGATGTGTCCAACCCCACTCCTGTGCACGTGTCATTGTCAatgccgccaccaccgcctccgcaGAAGGAGGGAGAGAGCAAGGACGCGCAGAAGCCCCTGGGCAGTGTCTTTGCCCTACCTTACCGTCTGTTCTACGCCGTTGCGTGCCAAGACGCCGTGTTGCTTTACGACACACAACAGGCCGGCCCCGTCGCCATCTTCCGCGGCCTGCACTACGCAGGATTCACGGACATTGCATG GTCACCAGACGGACAGGTCATGATGCTGTCGAGTGCCGACGGGTACTGCTCCATCGTCGTGTTCGACTTTGGAGAGCTGGGCACAGTTCACGCcacccagcagcaccaccgccagctTGCGGCCATTGCCCACTCGCACGGTGGCGTGCACGGCAGtagctcggcagcggcgacgccaatgccgctgtcgccgtcggtccCGACGATGCGTGCGAgccctgcgccgccacgAAGCGAGCGGGAGTCGTCGGTTGCTTCCAGTGTGGCGTTTTCTGGTGCGGTCGCGCCGCCACTGTTCGCTTCGGGGTCAACGCCTTCGGCGGCTCCCATCAACCGCCCTCCAAGTAGCTCTGCGAGTTCTATCGACGTGCCTCTGCCAACGCCAAGCGATGACCTCGACCAGCTGGGCTCGAGCTTCCGCCCGCAGTCTGTCGGCCCCGAGTCTTCCagtggcgtcgtcggccttgggctgggcgaggaggtctCGAAGCGCGAGCGTTCGAGTGAGAAGGGAACAGTCGGTGCCGTGCCACCagccaagaagaagcgcagAGTGGCGCTCACGCACCTAGGGGATGATGCGGCGTAG
- the CLF1 gene encoding Pre-mRNA-splicing factor CLF1: MSGRDARDRAPRVKNRAAAAVQITAEQILREAHDRQEAPIQAPKQRIQDLEELAEYQGRKRTEFEGRIRYSRDSIISWIKYAQWEASQNEFERSRSVFERALDIDMRLPDLWIKYTDMELRARNINHARNLFDRAVTLLPRADQLWYKYVYLEELLLNIPGARQVFERWMQWEPNDKAWQSYIKLEERYNELDRASDIYERWIGVRPIPKNWVQWAKFEEERGKPDKAREVFQTALEFFGDEEDQVEKAQQVFGAFARMETRLKEIERARVIYKFALARLPRSKSANLYAAYTKFEKQHGDRSGVELTVLGKRRIQYEEELAYDPSNYDAWFSLARLEEDAYRAEKEDGEDADPTRVREVYERAVANVPPATEKRFWRRYIYLWLQYAAFEEIDTQDYDRARDVYKAAVKLVPHKAFTFAKLWLAYAYFEIRRLDVNAARKVLGASIGMCPKPKLFTGYIELEMRLREFDRVRMLYEKFLTYDPSLSAAWIQWTQVEGAVEDLERVRAIFELAVQQELDMPEIVWKAYIDFEAGEGERERARHLYNRLLERTGHYKVYISYALLEGSTLGGGEDEDGNEIEGEEGDPERARAVFERGYKDLRARGEKEDRALLLEAWDTFEQEHGSDADRAHVAELKPQTRKRWRKAEDGSGNLEEYWDLVFPDDERDANPTAFKFFQAAEQWKAQQAKTGAGGGLSYDIDSDDSDDDDDSDDEAAEGGEGVDGAMDEDDVE, from the exons ATGTCAGGCCGAGACGCTCGTgatcgcgcgccgcgcgtcaaGAACcgcgcggccgctgcggTGCAG ATCACTGCCGAGCAGATTCTGCGCGAGGCCCACGACCGTCAAGAAGCCCCGATCCAGGCGCCCAAGCAGCGTATCCAGGACCTCGAAGAGCTCGCCGAGTACCAGGGCCGAAAGCGTACCGAGTTTGAGGGGCGTATCCGCTACTCGCGCGACAGCATCATCTCGTGGATCAAGTATGCGCAATGGGAGGCGAGCCAGAACGAGTTTGAGCGCTCGCGGTCGGTGTTCGAGCGTGCTCTCGATATCGACATGCGCCTGCCCGACCTGTGGATCAAGTACACGGACATGGAGCTGCGCGCCCGCAACATCAACCACGCGCGCAACCTGTTCGACCGTGCCGTGACCCtcctgccgcgcgccgaccagcTGTGGTACAAATACGTCtacctcgaggagctgctgctcaacattcccggcgcgcgccaggtGTTTGAGCGGTGGATGCAGTGGGAGCCCAACGACAAGGCGTGGCAGAGCTACATCAAGCTTGAGGAGCGGTACAACGAGTTGGATCGCGCCAGCGACATCTACGAGCGCTGGATTGGCGTCCGCCCGATCCCCAAGAACTGGGTGCAGTGGGCCAAgtttgaggaggagcgcggcaaGCCCgacaaggcgcgcgaggtgttCCAGACGGCCCTCGAGTTCTtcggtgacgaggaggaccaggTGGAGAAGGCGCAGCAGGTGTTTGGCGCGTTTGCGCGCATGGAGACGCGTTTGAAGGAGATTGAGCGCGCCCGTGTCATCTACAAGTTTGCGCTCGCTCGTTTGCCAAGGTCCAAGTCTGCCAACT TGTACGCCGCCTACACCAAGTTTGAGAAGCAGCACGGCGaccgcagcggcgtcgagcttaCGGTGCTAGGCAAGCGACGAATCCagtacgaggaggagctggcgTACGACCCGAGCAACTATGACGCGTGGTTCTCgcttgcgcgcctcgaggaggatgccTACcgggccgagaaggaggacggAGAGGATGCGGACCCGACccgcgtgcgcgaggtgtACGAGCGCGCCGTTGCCAACGTTCCTCCAGCGACGGAGAAGCGCTTCTGGCGCCGGTACATCTACCTGTGGCTGCAGTACGCTGCTTTTGAAGAGATCGACACGCAAGACTACGACCGGGCAAGAGACGTCTACAAGGCGGCTGTCAAGCTCGTGCCCCACAAGGCGTTCACCTTTGCCAAGCTGTGGCTCGCGTATGCGTACTTTGAGATCCGCCGATTGGACGTCAACGCGGCCCGCAAGGTGCTTGGCGCGAGTATCGGCATGTGCCCGAAGCCCAAGCTGTTCACTGGCTATATCGAGCTCGAGATGAGGTTGCGCGAGTTCGACCGCGTGCGAATGCTGTACGAAAAGTTCTTGACA TACGACCCATCCTTGTCAGCAGCCTGGATCCAGTGGACACAGGTGGAAGGCGCTGTGGAGGACCTGGAGCGTGTGCGCGCCATcttcgagctcgccgtgcaGCAGGAGCTCGACATGCCCGAGATTGTGTGGAAGGCGTACATCGActtcgaggccggcgagggcgagcgcgaacgcgcAAGGCATCTGTACAACCGCCTCCTGGAGCGCACCGGCCACTACAAGGTGTACATCTCGTATGCCCTCCTGGAAGGGTCGACGcttggcggtggcgaggacgaggacggcaatgagatcgagggcgaggagggcgacccggagcgcgcgcgtgccgtctTCGAGCGTGGTTACAAGGACCTGCGTGCGCGGGGAGAGAAGGAGGAC CGCGCACTTCTTCTCGAGGCCTGGGACACGTTCGAGCAGGAGCACGGCTCCGATGCCGACCGGGCACATGTGGCTGAGCTCAAGCCGCAGACACGGAAACGCtggcgcaaggccgaggacgggTCTGGAAACCTGGAAGAGTACTGGGACCTCGTGttccccgacgacgagcgggaTGCCAACCCGACGGCGTTCAAGTTCTTCCAGGCTGCCGAGCAGTGGAAGGCGCAGCAGGCCAAgaccggcgctggcggcggtctGTCGTACGAcatcgacagcgacgacagcgacgacgacgacgacagcgatgacgaggcggccgaggggggtgagggtgtcgacggcgcgatggacgaggacgacgtcgagtag
- the RLP24 gene encoding Ribosome biogenesis protein RLP24 produces the protein MRIEPCYFVYPGHGTMFVRNDAKTFRFCSSKCHKNFKMKRNPRKVRWTKAFRRANGKEMVVVSIIKGYDGARHLAVATDSATDSTYEFEKRRNVPVRYDRELVATTLEAMKRVQEIRVKRERAFWKNRMSGNPARNLKAAAADVEKHIELVQPRKVTDSSLQQKEAAREKIKVRAAKRSVMAAQMLAGGKEKKKSRLVPAEGGGMGMGMNVD, from the exons ATGCGTATCGAGCCCTGCTACTT CGTCTACCCCGGCCACGGCACCATGTTTGTGCGCAACGACGCCAAGACGTTCCGCTTCTGCTCGTCCAAGTGCCACAAGAACTTCAAGATGAAGCGTAACCCCCGTAAGGTCCGCTGGACCAAGGCCTTCCGCCGTGCCAACGGCAAGGAGATGGTTGTCGTGAGTATCATCAAGGGCTACGATGGGGCGAGACACTTGGCCGTTGCCACCGATTCCGCGACT GACTCGACCTACGAGTTCGAGAAGCGCCGCAACGTGCCCGTCCGCTACGACCGTGAGCTTGTCGCTACTACTCTGGAGGCCATGAAGCGTGTCCAGGAGATCCgcgtcaagcgcgagcgtgccTTCTGGAAGAACCG CATGTCTGGCAACCCTGCCCGCAACCtcaaggccgcggccgccgatGTCGAGAAGCacatcgagctcgtccagccCCGCAAGGTTACCGACTCGTCTCTGCAGCAGAAGGAGGCTGCCCGCGAGAAGATCAAggtccgcgccgccaagcggTCAGTTATGGCTGCCCAGATGCTCGCCGGtggcaaggagaagaagaagagccGTCTCGTCCCTGCCGAGGGTGGTggcatgggcatgggcatgAACGTCGACTAG